A part of Capsicum annuum cultivar UCD-10X-F1 chromosome 6, UCD10Xv1.1, whole genome shotgun sequence genomic DNA contains:
- the LOC107873605 gene encoding 40S ribosomal protein S4, whose product MARGLKKHLKRLNAPKHWMLDKLGGAFAPKPSSGPHKSRECLPLIIILRNRLKYALTYREVISILMQRQVLVDGKVRTDKTYPAGFMDVVSIPKTNESFRLLYDTKGRFRLHSLRDEEAKFKLCKVRSVQFGQKGIPYLNTYDGRTIRYPDPLIKANDTIKLDLESNKIVDFIKFDVGNVVMVTGGRNRGRVGVIKNREKHKGSFETVHIQDAQGHEFATRLGNVFTLGKGTKPWASLPKGKGIKLSIIEEAQKRLAAQSATTA is encoded by the exons ATG GCTAGAGGTTTGAAGAAGCATCTGAAGAGGCTCAATGCCCCTAAACATTGGATGCTTGATAAGCTTGGTGGAGCATTT GCTCCCAAGCCGTCTTCTGGTCCACACAAATCAAGGGAGTGTTTGCCATTGATCATTATCTTGCGAAACAGGTTGAAGTATGCTCTCACATACCGAGAGGTGATCTCAATTCTGATGCAACGACAAGTTTTGGTTGATGGGAAAGTAAGGACAGATAAGACTTATCCAGCTGGATTCATGG ATGTTGTTTCAATTCCAAAGACTAATGAGAGCTTCCGTCTCCTTTATGACACCAAGGGCCGATTCCGTCTTCACTCACTCAGGGATGAGGAGGCCAAG TTTAAGCTCTGCAAGGTCCGCTCCGTGCAGTTTGGTCAGAAGGGGATACCATACCTTAACACTTACGATGGAAGAACAATCCGCTATCCTGATCCTCTCATCAAGGCAAATGATACCATAAAACTGGACTTGGAATCTAACAAGATTGTTGATTTCATTAAGTTTGACGTTGGGAATGTTGTGATGGTGACCGGAGGTAGAAACAGAGGACGTGTTGGTGTTATTAAGAACCGGGAGAAGCATAAGGGTAGCTTTGAGACCGTCCACATTCAGGATGCACAAGGTCATGAATTTGCTACACGTTTGGGGAATGTGTTTACTCTTGGCAAGGGTACCAAGCCATGGGCATCACTACCTAAAGGTAAAGGTATTAAGTTGTCCATCATCGAGGAGGCACAGAAGAGGCTGGCCGCTCAATCCGCCACCACTGCTTAA